In one Arenibacter antarcticus genomic region, the following are encoded:
- a CDS encoding translation initiation factor, with protein MDLKEQLKNLFPDHQNIDNEDGAIKEEGIWLQDDPIICKYEKRKGKPITILEGYNGAESDFKKLAKELKTKLSVGGSIKGETIILQGDYRDRIMEILKDKGFKVKRVGG; from the coding sequence ATGGACTTAAAAGAGCAGCTTAAAAATTTATTCCCCGATCATCAAAACATTGATAATGAGGATGGCGCTATAAAGGAAGAGGGAATTTGGCTACAAGATGACCCTATTATCTGTAAGTATGAAAAGAGAAAGGGAAAACCGATTACTATCTTGGAAGGGTATAATGGAGCGGAAAGTGATTTTAAAAAACTAGCAAAGGAATTAAAGACCAAACTGAGCGTAGGTGGGTCTATTAAAGGTGAGACTATAATTTTACAGGGGGATTACCGTGATAGGATAATGGAAATTCTAAAGGATAAAGGATTTAAAGTGAAACGTGTAGGAGGTTAG
- a CDS encoding DUF1835 domain-containing protein: MSSQLHITNGDSFTTKLRNLNLGGEIITWREMLCEGKTETNVGSESFWKTRFEFLNKNYKVTKSWFIEKTLKEYRSLCNHKQEDHIVLWFEYDLFCQINMLAVISWLKSNRPFAEISMVCCGEEDDSDTLYGLNDLSDEQILNLYNHRTYLNQDDVEYADYVWQLYCSDNPIRLENLKDFSSFQFTYLESAIRAHLMRFPSIKNGLNEVENNILRLANSANPKSKSELMATVLKNQGRYGFGDTQYDRLFVKLKPMFKSFKPVKLSKTGNDILVGKTSYYSCIQENDVFLGGALKYSFLYNTDTDRILKL; the protein is encoded by the coding sequence ATGAGTTCTCAGTTACACATCACCAATGGCGACAGTTTCACCACGAAATTACGTAACCTAAATTTAGGAGGGGAAATTATTACTTGGCGCGAAATGTTATGCGAAGGTAAAACCGAAACGAATGTGGGAAGCGAATCCTTTTGGAAAACTAGATTCGAATTTCTCAACAAGAATTACAAGGTTACCAAATCTTGGTTTATAGAAAAAACCCTCAAGGAATACCGATCGTTATGTAACCACAAGCAAGAAGATCATATAGTGCTTTGGTTTGAATACGATCTGTTTTGTCAAATTAATATGTTGGCAGTAATCTCTTGGCTAAAAAGCAACAGACCCTTTGCCGAGATCTCAATGGTTTGCTGTGGCGAGGAAGATGATTCGGATACGCTATATGGCCTGAACGACCTTAGTGATGAGCAAATCCTAAACTTATATAACCACCGCACCTATTTAAACCAAGACGATGTGGAATATGCAGATTATGTATGGCAGTTATACTGTAGCGACAATCCTATACGTCTAGAAAATTTAAAGGATTTCAGTAGTTTTCAATTCACCTACTTAGAATCGGCAATTAGAGCACATTTGATGCGTTTCCCGAGCATAAAAAATGGATTGAACGAAGTGGAGAACAATATATTGCGATTGGCAAATAGCGCCAATCCCAAGTCTAAATCGGAATTAATGGCCACGGTCTTAAAGAACCAAGGGCGTTATGGATTTGGGGACACGCAGTATGACCGACTTTTTGTTAAATTGAAGCCCATGTTTAAATCATTTAAACCAGTTAAACTTTCCAAAACAGGGAATGATATTTTGGTAGGTAAAACGAGTTATTATTCCTGTATTCAAGAAAATGATGTTTTCTTGGGAGGCGCTTTAAAATATAGCTTCTTATACAATACGGATACCGACCGAATACTTAAATTATAA
- a CDS encoding nucleoside phosphorylase — protein sequence MNLSASELVLNPDKSVYHLNLLPEELAETVITVGDPDRVPLVSQYFDSIEVKKNKREFHSHTGRIGQKRITVLSTGIGTDNIDIVLNELDALVNIDFDSRSVKTTKIVLDIIRIGTSGAIQPHIPIHSYLMSEYAIGLDSLLHFYDSQHVQHPEIQQAFLSHTNWLKDKSTPYVVECDRELAQKFASKQLLPGFTATNVGFYGPQGRVLRLPLQDKAINDKLASFNYQGMQITNLEMETAGIYGLAKLLGHRALSLNCILANRCNGEFSTNPEKATQGLIAYALERITDN from the coding sequence ATGAACCTAAGTGCGTCTGAACTTGTCCTTAATCCTGACAAAAGTGTATATCACCTAAATTTATTGCCCGAAGAACTAGCCGAAACCGTTATTACGGTGGGTGATCCCGATAGGGTCCCCCTAGTTTCTCAGTATTTTGACTCCATAGAAGTAAAAAAAAACAAACGGGAATTCCACTCCCACACCGGGCGAATTGGTCAAAAACGAATTACGGTTTTATCTACGGGGATTGGGACCGATAATATCGATATTGTACTAAATGAACTTGATGCACTGGTGAATATCGACTTTGACAGTAGGTCCGTCAAGACAACTAAAATAGTATTAGATATCATACGCATAGGTACTTCAGGCGCTATTCAACCACATATCCCCATACACTCCTATCTGATGAGCGAATATGCTATCGGATTGGATAGCTTGCTTCATTTTTATGATAGTCAACATGTTCAGCATCCTGAAATTCAACAGGCATTTTTATCCCATACCAATTGGCTAAAAGACAAATCTACTCCCTATGTTGTGGAATGTGACAGGGAATTGGCTCAAAAATTTGCTTCAAAACAATTGTTACCTGGTTTTACAGCTACCAATGTTGGGTTTTACGGCCCGCAAGGCAGAGTCCTTAGATTGCCACTTCAAGATAAAGCTATCAACGATAAATTGGCTAGCTTTAATTATCAGGGAATGCAAATAACTAATTTGGAGATGGAGACCGCAGGCATTTACGGCCTCGCCAAACTATTAGGGCACCGAGCATTGTCCCTAAATTGTATATTAGCCAATAGGTGTAACGGGGAATTTTCAACCAATCCAGAAAAGGCTACCCAAGGATTGATAGCCTATGCATTAGAACGAATCACTGATAATTAA
- a CDS encoding isopenicillin N synthase family oxygenase produces MSAIPSVNLADFISGDQARKEKFIKEIGNAFEDIGFVALSGHFLSDKLVEDLYTEIKEFFNLPQEVKDKYEIEGIGGQRGYTSFGKEHAKGRKEGDLKEFWHFGQYVENDPILEKDYPKNVVVKELDRFNEVGKETYKMLEKTAKYVLRALALHLDLEETYFDNYIKNGNSILRPIHYPPIEQEPKNAVRAAAHGDINLITLLMGAHGKGLQVKNKKGEWIDAIASPDQLMINVGDMLSRLSNNKLKSTIHQVVNPPRELWGTSRYSVPFFMHPISEMPLNCLENCIDASNPKLYNDISAGEFLHERLVELGLIKG; encoded by the coding sequence ATGAGTGCAATACCAAGTGTAAACTTAGCGGATTTTATTTCAGGCGATCAGGCACGAAAAGAGAAATTTATAAAGGAAATTGGAAATGCCTTTGAAGATATAGGCTTTGTAGCTCTAAGCGGGCATTTTTTATCCGACAAATTAGTTGAAGACCTCTATACCGAAATCAAGGAGTTTTTCAACCTGCCACAAGAAGTTAAGGATAAATATGAAATTGAAGGCATTGGAGGTCAAAGGGGGTATACCTCCTTTGGAAAGGAACATGCAAAAGGCAGAAAGGAAGGGGATCTTAAAGAATTTTGGCATTTTGGACAATACGTAGAAAACGATCCAATATTGGAAAAAGATTACCCAAAGAACGTTGTGGTTAAGGAATTGGATAGGTTTAATGAAGTGGGAAAGGAGACCTATAAAATGCTCGAAAAAACGGCGAAATATGTTTTAAGGGCTTTGGCACTTCATTTAGATTTGGAGGAAACTTACTTTGATAATTATATTAAAAATGGAAATTCTATTTTAAGGCCCATCCATTACCCCCCTATAGAACAAGAACCTAAGAATGCCGTAAGGGCAGCAGCACATGGTGATATTAATTTAATTACGCTTTTAATGGGGGCGCATGGGAAGGGGCTACAGGTGAAAAATAAGAAGGGAGAATGGATAGATGCCATTGCAAGCCCTGATCAATTAATGATCAACGTTGGTGATATGCTTTCGCGACTCAGTAATAATAAACTAAAATCTACCATACACCAAGTTGTAAATCCACCCAGAGAATTATGGGGAACTTCCAGATATTCTGTTCCGTTCTTTATGCACCCGATCAGTGAAATGCCCTTAAATTGTCTTGAAAATTGCATAGATGCCTCTAACCCTAAATTGTATAACGATATTTCAGCGGGCGAATTTTTACATGAACGCTTAGTGGAACTAGGGCTTATTAAAGGATAG
- a CDS encoding substrate-binding domain-containing protein, which yields MKKVSIIGVPEHFNFPWQLAIEEGAFKSRGIKLEWTDIPEGTGKMAQMLKDGEADLAIILTEGVVKSISEGNPVKIVQEFIASPLLWGIHVAHTSDYVRLEDLEGKTAAISRFGSGSHLMAYVNGKNNNWNTEELKFQVVDNLEGAVDALSNGTADYFMWERFTTKPLVDQQVFRRLTDCPTPWPCFVVAATDKFIAEHPGTLAHILEVINVYTEDFKGIPSIDKTIANTYGQQLEDIQHWLSLTRWSDKNLKETTLNSVQNTLLDLKLIDKRLPSDQILYAKK from the coding sequence TTGAAAAAAGTAAGTATAATAGGTGTCCCTGAACATTTTAATTTCCCATGGCAATTAGCTATTGAGGAAGGCGCCTTTAAGTCTAGAGGAATTAAGTTGGAATGGACGGATATTCCTGAAGGAACAGGGAAAATGGCACAGATGTTAAAAGATGGTGAGGCAGATTTGGCCATTATTTTAACCGAAGGTGTTGTAAAGAGTATTTCCGAGGGCAATCCTGTTAAAATTGTTCAAGAATTTATAGCCAGTCCATTACTATGGGGAATTCATGTTGCACATACCAGCGATTACGTCCGTTTAGAAGACCTAGAAGGTAAAACCGCAGCGATTAGTAGGTTTGGCAGTGGCAGTCATTTAATGGCCTATGTAAACGGAAAAAACAACAATTGGAATACCGAGGAATTAAAATTTCAGGTAGTAGATAATTTGGAAGGTGCAGTTGATGCTCTTAGCAATGGCACAGCTGATTACTTTATGTGGGAACGTTTTACCACAAAACCCTTGGTAGATCAGCAGGTGTTTAGAAGGTTAACCGACTGCCCTACTCCATGGCCCTGTTTTGTAGTGGCAGCAACGGACAAATTTATTGCCGAGCATCCAGGCACCTTGGCCCACATACTAGAGGTCATTAATGTATACACCGAAGATTTTAAAGGAATCCCGAGTATCGACAAAACAATTGCAAACACTTATGGACAACAATTAGAAGATATACAGCATTGGCTTTCCCTGACTAGGTGGAGCGACAAAAATCTTAAGGAAACTACATTAAACTCGGTGCAAAATACCTTATTGGATCTTAAGCTGATAGATAAGAGATTGCCTTCCGACCAAATACTTTACGCTAAGAAATAG